A single window of Modestobacter italicus DNA harbors:
- a CDS encoding winged helix DNA-binding domain-containing protein encodes MQELSMLRMAAQRLVGPRPASPADAVRWLTAVQAQDLPGALMSVALRTDGGTRAAVTAALDAGEVVRSWPMRGTLHLTAAEDLPWMLELLGPRVLAGAAGRRATVGLTDDDVARAGEVALAALSGGRRLGRAELVAALAAGGVPTEGQRGYHLLWWLAQSGLTCLGPTAGGDQQFVLLDEWVPAPRRLERDEALGELALRFFASHGPATVKDLVRWAGVLVRDVKAGLAVAGDRLTRVDVDGTEHWMDPATPDRLAAARAEAEDVLLLPGFDELVLGYLDRSCTVPAGFADRIVPGGNGMFRATAVSAGTAVGVWRAGRGRARALELEPFAELSAEVRSRIEERYAALP; translated from the coding sequence GTGCAGGAGCTGTCGATGCTGCGGATGGCCGCCCAGCGGCTGGTCGGGCCCCGGCCGGCGAGCCCGGCCGACGCGGTCCGCTGGCTGACCGCCGTCCAGGCGCAGGACCTGCCCGGGGCGCTCATGTCGGTGGCCCTGCGCACCGACGGCGGCACCCGGGCCGCCGTCACCGCCGCGCTCGACGCCGGCGAGGTCGTCCGCTCCTGGCCGATGCGCGGCACGCTGCACCTCACCGCCGCCGAGGACCTGCCCTGGATGCTGGAACTGCTCGGCCCCAGGGTGCTGGCCGGGGCGGCCGGCCGACGGGCCACCGTGGGGCTGACCGACGACGACGTCGCGCGGGCCGGGGAGGTCGCGCTGGCCGCACTGAGCGGCGGCCGCCGGCTGGGCCGCGCCGAGCTGGTCGCCGCGCTCGCGGCGGGCGGGGTGCCCACCGAGGGCCAGCGCGGCTACCACCTGCTGTGGTGGCTCGCCCAGTCCGGGCTGACCTGCCTCGGTCCGACCGCCGGCGGCGACCAGCAGTTCGTCCTGCTCGACGAGTGGGTGCCGGCCCCGCGCCGGCTGGAGCGCGACGAGGCGCTGGGCGAGCTCGCGCTGCGGTTCTTCGCCTCGCACGGCCCGGCCACCGTCAAGGACCTGGTCCGCTGGGCCGGGGTGCTGGTCCGCGACGTCAAGGCCGGCCTCGCGGTCGCCGGCGACCGGCTCACCCGGGTCGACGTCGACGGCACCGAGCACTGGATGGACCCGGCCACCCCCGACCGGCTGGCCGCCGCCCGGGCCGAGGCCGAGGACGTGCTGCTGCTGCCCGGCTTCGACGAGCTGGTGCTCGGCTACCTCGACCGCAGCTGCACCGTGCCGGCCGGGTTCGCCGACCGGATCGTGCCCGGCGGCAACGGCATGTTCCGGGCCACCGCGGTGTCCGCGGGCACCGCGGTCGGCGTCTGGCGGGCCGGCCGGGGCAGGGCGCGCGCGCTCGAGCTGGAGCCCTTCGCCGAGCTCTCCGCCGAGGTGCGCAGCCGGATCGAGGAGCGCTACGCCGCACTGCCCTGA
- a CDS encoding GNAT family N-acetyltransferase, whose product MSVPATIRLVPFEPEHLPRVLPWFDHPEVRRRLGGRSWPARELALRNAAHGEEFRGRRVLRSHTFLALDGEGAPVAQVGGDVYDRWTLWDPATERVTWTDERRTTGAAYVVDPQRWGRGFGRATLRAFVGAPELADVEQFVLGIEPDNAASLGAARAAGFTPLTTEPDAEDMLYLHLLR is encoded by the coding sequence GTGTCCGTCCCCGCGACGATCCGGCTGGTCCCGTTCGAGCCCGAGCACCTGCCGCGGGTGCTCCCCTGGTTCGACCACCCCGAGGTGCGACGCCGGCTGGGCGGGCGCTCCTGGCCGGCGCGCGAGCTGGCCCTGCGCAACGCCGCGCACGGTGAGGAGTTCCGCGGTCGCCGGGTGCTGCGCTCGCACACCTTCCTGGCCCTGGACGGCGAGGGCGCCCCGGTCGCGCAGGTCGGCGGGGACGTCTACGACCGCTGGACGCTGTGGGACCCGGCCACCGAGCGGGTGACCTGGACGGACGAGCGCCGCACCACGGGCGCCGCGTACGTCGTCGACCCGCAGCGGTGGGGCCGCGGCTTCGGCCGGGCCACGCTGCGCGCCTTCGTCGGCGCGCCCGAGCTGGCCGACGTCGAGCAGTTCGTGCTGGGCATCGAGCCGGACAACGCAGCCAGCCTCGGGGCGGCCCGGGCCGCCGGCTTCACGCCGCTCACGACCGAGCCGGACGCCGAGGACATGCTCTACCTGCACCTGCTGCGTTGA
- a CDS encoding 2-oxoglutarate and iron-dependent oxygenase domain-containing protein produces the protein MSAVPLVDLAPWYSGGPAGRRQVATDVDRALCEAGFLLLTGHRVDACLADQVRAEARRLFALPPARKARLSRVPGGRGWVPPGCRRPARTARSARRTCGSPSPSAPTSRHRR, from the coding sequence ATGTCCGCCGTCCCGCTGGTCGACCTGGCCCCCTGGTACTCGGGTGGCCCGGCCGGGCGGCGGCAGGTGGCCACCGACGTGGACCGCGCGCTGTGCGAGGCCGGTTTCCTGCTCCTCACCGGCCACCGGGTGGACGCCTGCCTGGCCGACCAGGTGCGGGCGGAGGCCCGGCGGCTGTTCGCGCTGCCCCCGGCGCGGAAGGCCCGGCTCTCAAGGGTCCCCGGGGGCCGGGGCTGGGTCCCGCCGGGGTGCCGGCGGCCTGCCCGGACGGCCCGGAGCGCCCGCCGGACCTGCGGGAGTCCTTCACCTTCGGCGCCGACCAGCCGCCACCGGCGGTGA
- a CDS encoding 2OG-Fe(II) oxygenase family protein translates to MPAACPDGPERPPDLRESFTFGADQPPPAVTGTVEEEWYAPNSWPAEVPGLRPAATAFSAACAGVAEDLLRVAALALDLADDFFVSRCTGDTWTVELDRFPARQEVGTVLPGQLRAGPHTDAGTLALVDREPGSGGLQVRALDGCWVDAPFVPGALTVNAGDLLARWTGDRWRSTPHRVLPPPVELPGEELLDLAFRAEADPGTVVERLPTPAAGPTRYEPVTAGRFRRSRSGSVSVG, encoded by the coding sequence GTGCCGGCGGCCTGCCCGGACGGCCCGGAGCGCCCGCCGGACCTGCGGGAGTCCTTCACCTTCGGCGCCGACCAGCCGCCACCGGCGGTGACCGGGACGGTGGAGGAGGAGTGGTACGCCCCGAACAGCTGGCCGGCCGAGGTGCCCGGGCTGCGTCCCGCCGCGACCGCGTTCTCCGCCGCCTGCGCCGGGGTGGCCGAGGACCTGCTGCGGGTGGCGGCCCTCGCGCTGGACCTGGCCGACGACTTCTTCGTGTCCCGCTGCACCGGGGACACCTGGACCGTCGAGCTCGACCGGTTCCCCGCCCGGCAGGAGGTGGGCACGGTGCTGCCCGGGCAGCTGCGGGCCGGCCCGCACACCGATGCCGGCACGCTGGCGCTGGTGGACCGCGAGCCGGGCTCCGGCGGTCTGCAGGTGCGCGCGCTGGACGGGTGCTGGGTCGACGCGCCGTTCGTGCCGGGTGCCCTGACGGTCAACGCCGGCGACCTGCTCGCCCGGTGGACCGGCGACCGGTGGCGCTCCACCCCGCACCGGGTGCTCCCGCCACCGGTGGAGCTGCCGGGCGAGGAGCTGCTGGACCTGGCCTTCCGCGCCGAGGCCGACCCGGGCACGGTGGTCGAGCGGCTGCCCACCCCGGCGGCCGGGCCGACCCGGTACGAACCGGTGACCGCCGGTCGGTTCCGGCGCAGCCGGAGCGGGTCCGTCAGCGTCGGCTGA
- a CDS encoding DUF1801 domain-containing protein, with amino-acid sequence MDVDEWFAAAGDRAGELRRVDALVQAAAPGIDRQLVPVGSGQMLGYGMMPYRPRSAKETTTWPLLALAAQKRHLSLYVCAVVDGEYLAESRAAALGKVSCGKSCIRFTSLDRVDTVALDQLVRDAVASTADGRNAYSG; translated from the coding sequence ATGGACGTGGACGAGTGGTTCGCAGCCGCCGGTGACCGGGCCGGTGAGCTCCGCCGGGTCGACGCGCTGGTGCAGGCCGCGGCGCCGGGGATCGACCGCCAGCTGGTGCCGGTCGGGTCGGGGCAGATGCTGGGCTACGGGATGATGCCGTACCGGCCCAGGTCGGCGAAGGAGACCACGACGTGGCCGCTCCTCGCCCTGGCGGCGCAGAAGCGGCACCTCTCGCTGTACGTCTGCGCCGTGGTCGACGGGGAGTACCTCGCCGAGTCCCGGGCCGCGGCGCTGGGCAAGGTGTCCTGCGGGAAGAGCTGCATCCGGTTCACCTCGCTGGACCGGGTCGACACCGTGGCGCTGGACCAGCTGGTGCGGGACGCCGTCGCCAGCACCGCCGACGGGCGCAACGCCTACAGCGGCTGA